One segment of Ureibacillus thermophilus DNA contains the following:
- the dat gene encoding D-amino-acid transaminase, with amino-acid sequence MGFTLWNDKIVKDDEVIIDKEDRGYQFGDGIYEVVKVYNGEMFTINEHIDRLYASAEKIRMSIPYSKEKLHQLLKELVEKNGLGTGIIYFQVSRGVAPRAHQFPEGDVKPVLIGYTRENPRPMENLEKGVKATFVEDIRWLRCDIKTLNLLGAVLAKQEAHEKGCYEAILHRHNTVTEGASTNVFGIKDGILYTHPANNLILKGITRDVVIACAEEINMPVKEIPFTTYEALKMDELFVTSTTSEITPVIEIDGKFINDGKVGEWTRKLQQQFETKIPKALHI; translated from the coding sequence ATGGGATTTACGTTATGGAATGACAAAATTGTAAAAGATGATGAAGTAATTATTGATAAAGAAGACAGAGGCTATCAGTTTGGCGATGGAATCTATGAAGTTGTGAAAGTCTATAACGGTGAAATGTTCACGATTAACGAACATATAGATCGTTTGTATGCTTCGGCAGAAAAAATCCGCATGTCTATTCCGTATTCAAAAGAAAAACTTCATCAACTGCTAAAAGAGTTAGTGGAAAAGAACGGATTAGGCACAGGGATTATCTATTTTCAAGTTTCTCGCGGCGTTGCTCCAAGAGCCCATCAATTTCCTGAAGGCGATGTGAAGCCGGTTTTAATTGGATATACGCGGGAAAATCCACGACCAATGGAGAATCTTGAAAAGGGCGTAAAAGCAACTTTTGTGGAAGATATTCGCTGGCTGCGCTGCGACATTAAAACTTTGAATTTGCTTGGAGCAGTTCTTGCAAAACAAGAAGCCCATGAAAAAGGCTGCTATGAAGCGATTCTCCATCGCCATAACACAGTGACAGAAGGGGCTTCAACAAATGTTTTTGGCATTAAAGACGGCATTTTATATACGCATCCTGCAAACAACTTAATTTTAAAAGGTATTACTCGGGATGTGGTGATTGCTTGCGCAGAAGAAATTAATATGCCGGTAAAAGAAATTCCATTTACAACTTATGAGGCATTGAAAATGGATGAATTATTTGTCACAAGTACAACATCAGAAATTACCCCTGTCATTGAAATCGATGGCAAGTTTATCAACGATGGAAAAGTAGGAGAATGGACACGAAAATTACAGCAACAATTTGAAACAAAAATTCCGAAAGCCCTTCATATTTGA